A window of Diabrotica virgifera virgifera chromosome 9, PGI_DIABVI_V3a contains these coding sequences:
- the LOC126892930 gene encoding uncharacterized protein LOC126892930 → MPYTTVWKIVTNRIQPRKKRSDFSTHKAVNEKDAEVIRRAIYNFYSKNLVPTLSMIYDQLVKDYSITYSPSTLSRFLNHIGFRYKEINKRSSIMDSPRLIKWRNEYLDAISKFRDEERPIFYLDETWFDTHDTAQKGWTDDSIICAPNYPINRGQRIIILNIGSKNGWLGGESFLLSAKNIKDSKLDYHENMTSSLFKEWFEKKMLPNLPLKSLIVMDNATYHSEQIRKIPGVGSTKKQISDFLYDNDLYFEETYSKKEMLEVLHTKVFEKKFVVDELAKRDGHNILRLPPYYCVFNPIELIWSQLKESLRRNNCCPKFSSESVSHIVEEIKKISLTLWQNCVSHIIKTEDYYRTLTSHIKPIIITLDNDSSEDDSDSDIEL, encoded by the coding sequence CATAAAGCAGTAAATGAAAAAGACGCTGAGGTAATTAGAAGAGCAATTTACAATTTCTATTCAAAGAACCTAGTTCCAACGCTTAGTATGATCTACGATCAACTTGTTAAAGACTATTCCATTACGTATTCGCCTTCAACTTTATCAAGATTTTTGAATCACATTGGTTTTCGATACAAGGAAATTAATAAGCGATCATCAATAATGGATTCTCCTCGTCTAATTAAATGGAGAAATGAATACTTGGATGCTATATCTAAATTTAGAGATGAAGAAAGACCGATATTTTATCTAGATGAAACATGGTTCGATACCCACGATACTGCTCAAAAAGGTTGGACAGACGATTCTATTATATGTGCACCCAATTATCCAATTAATAGAGGTCAGCGAATAATTATTCTGAATATTGGATCCAAAAATGGCTGGCTTGGAGGGGAAAGTTTTTTACTGTCGGCAAAAAACATTAAAGATTCAAAGCTGGACTACCATGAAAATATGACGAGTAGCTTGTTTAAGGAATGGTTTGAAAAGAAGATGTTGCCAAATTTGCCTCTAAAAAGTCTAATTGTAATGGATAACGCAACGTATCACAGCGAACAAATTAGAAAAATCCCCGGTGTAGGTTCGACAAAAAAACAGATAtctgattttttgtatgacaATGATTTGTACTTTGAAGAAACATATTCAAAAAAAGAAATGTTGGAAGTTCTTCACACAAAAGTATTTGAGAAAAAATTTGTTGTAGACGAATTAGCCAAACGTGATGGTCATAATATATTGCGATTACCTCCTTACTACTGTGTCTTCAACCCCATTGAATTAATCTGGAGCCAACTTAAGGAAAGTTTACGGCGAAACAACTGCTGTCCCAAATTTAGTAGCGAATCGGTGTCACATattgtagaagaaataaaaaagatttccTTAACACTGTGGCAAAATTGTGTTTCACATATTATAAAAACGGAAGATtattacagaacattaacctCACATATTAAACCAATAATTATAACATTAGATAACGATTCTAGTGAAGATGACAGCGATAGTGACATAGAGttgtaa